TTTAACATACAGCGGCGTGCACCGTCTCCATTTTCATCCGGAGCAGTAATATGGAACGCATCAGCGCTCATACCGTAGCCAATTACCTCGGCAATAATGGTTGCTCCACGTTGTTTAGCGTGCTCTAATTCTTCCAAAACCAATACCCCAGCACCTTCACCCATAACAAAACCATCTCGACCTTGATCAAAAGGACGACTTGCCTTTTGTGGTTCATCATTACGAGTAGACATTGCTTTTAAGGAACAAAAACCAGCCATCCCCATCGGACGAATCGTCGCTTCTGTTCCACCCGTAATCATAACATCAGCTTGACCGAACTGAATGAGACGGAAAGCGTCACCAATTGCATTCGTACCTGTTGCACATGCAGTGATTGCACTCGAAGTTGGACCTTTAGCCCCCAACTCGATAGAAGCAATTCCAGAAGCCATATTAGCGATTAGCATAGGAATAAAGAACGGGCTAACACGACGTGGACCTTTCTCCACCAAAATCTGATGTTGTTCTTCCCATGTGCTAAGTCCACCTATTCCTGAACCAATATAGACACCGATACGCTCAGCATTCTCATCAGTAATGGTCAAATCTGCGTTTTTCACTGCTTCCTTCGCTGCTGCCAGACCAAACTGCACGAAACGGTCCATCCGACGTGCTTCTCGTTTATCCATATATTGTTCTGGATCAAAATCTTTAACTTCTGCTGCAATTTTTGTAGGATAATCGGTCGCGTCAAAATTCTCAATCGGACTGATCCCTGATTTACCTGCAAGCAGGTTCTTCCAAAGGGTTTCTGGGTCTTTTCCAAGTGCAGTAATG
This is a stretch of genomic DNA from Brevibacillus laterosporus DSM 25. It encodes these proteins:
- the fabF gene encoding beta-ketoacyl-ACP synthase II, which codes for MRRRVVITGFGCITALGKDPETLWKNLLAGKSGISPIENFDATDYPTKIAAEVKDFDPEQYMDKREARRMDRFVQFGLAAAKEAVKNADLTITDENAERIGVYIGSGIGGLSTWEEQHQILVEKGPRRVSPFFIPMLIANMASGIASIELGAKGPTSSAITACATGTNAIGDAFRLIQFGQADVMITGGTEATIRPMGMAGFCSLKAMSTRNDEPQKASRPFDQGRDGFVMGEGAGVLVLEELEHAKQRGATIIAEVIGYGMSADAFHITAPDENGDGARRCMLNTLKDAGISPEQVDYINAHGTSTPAGDVAETKAIKNLFGEHAYKLAVSSTKSMTGHLLGATGAIEAMATAYALRDQILPPTINLENPDPECDLDYVPNKARGAKVEYALSNTFGFGGHNATILLKRYAE